The Nicotiana tabacum cultivar K326 chromosome 5, ASM71507v2, whole genome shotgun sequence sequence GGTGTTTTGCCttcttctgttttattttttaaaattatttttatgcataatttttgataaatttaatatttaaacaattgaGGGTATTTTGGTAAACTTATCAGTTACAGTATAGTACGATACGGTCAAACCaaacattaaaatattatttaacaataacaaacaatacaatctatccaaacattatatttataaaacgatacaatacaatacgatatgaTACAATACAGTACATTATAAAACGATAAGGAACAATGATCCAAACAGAGTGTAAACTTTCAAACAATTGGAAATATTCTTTGGCGGGCACATATCAAGTTTCCAAATCAGGCTGAgttttataaaattattatttgtttggattgtttTAGTTGCAAAAGATTAGAAATATTCTTTTGAGTTATTATCTCAATTTTGATGGACTTTAGTGAAGATTAATTTATTTTGGTGGAACTACTTATTAAAATCCGAAGAGGTAGACAAAATACATACAATAACATAATTATATGCAAGTAGTATAAAGTTGTATGTTTTATTGGGTACGTATACAACAAAACTTTTATATGCAAATTGTATATAAGTTGTATGTTTTAttagatatatatacaacaaaacTTTTATATGCAAATTGTATATAAGTGGTATGTTTTGATCAgattatatacaaataaaatttctTGGCACAAGTATGTAAGTTGTTCGGCAATCGTACTTATAAGAAAATAATCCTTATAATAAATTAATCTTAAAGTTTAggtttaaaattattattataatcctaaatataagaaaaacaaattaataatAATCTTGTGCAATGTGAATCCGTTTTTAAAGAGAAATGTATAAGTAATATTAGAGTATGCGTGAAAAGTTACacaaaatttgaaagaaaaagtaCAAGTTCAAATTGATGAGTAATGAGCATATCGACCGATATTTACTATCATCACAAAGCGTATAGGGCTCAATATTACCTTCGAATAATGTGAAAGATGAGTATAACATTGATGAATAGCCAAAACCAATGCATTGCAATTTAATGAAAAAGAAGTTCTCTTCCTCTATGGATCCAACAATCTTTAGCACATAATTTGATACTGATAAGTTTAATATTCATGGAGAACACTTCCGGTAATTCttcttttcaaacagatgatagAAAACATTTTGCTTTAGCAATTGGACAACATAAGATAAAAGACGATGATACAATTGTTTTTATCTGTAAAATATTCGTCGAATCACTTTGCTGATTTTGTATCATCAAGAAAAATCTAAAGAATCAACCTTAGGATTTGCTATGACCACATGAAGAGCGAAGAAACTTTCATCCAAATTATATTACTATAAACTtgaattatgtaaaaaaaaaatgatagaacatgaaatttagtgACTGTTAAAAGTTAACTGTCAATTACACCATGTAACTAAGAAGTTAAATAGCAATACTCAATACTCAGCATTCTTAGCCCGAAAAAAATATGACTACAAAATAGAGTTTAATTTTTCTTAAATAGTAGATCATATCATAACAGGAACAAATACATGCGAAGAGATTTTTGAACCCAATCTATATTAATACATAACTTGAAGTTATAGCATTAAACTCAAGTTATAGCTTTGAGATTTTTGATGTTATAGTGTAACTTGAATTTACACTGAACTTCATCACATGCTAGCATCTACATCTAGcgtgaaaaaataataattagcaACAATGCTTTTCTAAGAtattcaatattaattatatcatacAAATCGTTCTGTGaagacccgaccagtcgtctcatgagttgccacttcattttccctatttctgctttgcTATGCTTTAATTATCCGTGTTGTATGGTATtcggttggtcggatcgagttcggaaaggatttggcaaggtttgagacacttagtcttttaagagtgagtttaagttgaaaagtcaatcagatgttgacttatgtgttagagggcccGGATGTGAGTTACGATGGTTCGTTTAGCTTCAGAAGGTGATTTGTggcttaggagcgcgatcagaatgaattttggaggtccgtagtagatttaggcttaaattggcaaagttgatattttggcgatttccggttgataggcgaaattttgatataggggtcggaatggaattccgagggttgcagtagtttcgttatgtcatttgggatgtgtgtgcaaaatttcaggtcattcggacgtggtttggttgggttttgatcaaaagcgtattttggaagattttagaaacttaggcttggatccgatgtgttttgagtgatttgatattgtttgaggtgttttgatgattggaacaagtttgaataaggttttaggatatgttggtgcttttggttgaggtcccggggacctcgggtgagtttcggatggtcaatcggaccattttagAGTTTGGAAGATTGCAGAAATGTTGTTCAACTGTTGCagggattttacccttcgcgttcgcgagtggagcctcacATTCACGAAGAGGCAGTTGAGGAAGGCAAgaattaagccttcgcgttcgcgagaagggctTCCCGTTCGCGGAGGGCTGGTAAgtggtgcatcgcgttcgcgagaaggtctTCGCGACCGCGTAGAGGAAATTGGGTCAGATGGGTTCGAGGTCCAGTGTTCATCGCATTCGGGGATGAGTGAGCGCGCTTGCGAAGGTTAAGGTGGacgaagcatcgcattcgcgatggtaattacgcgttcgcatagaggaaaagttggtcaacgcgagtttgtgcttcgcgaacgcgtgggtttgaccgcgttcgcgaagaaggaaatataggcctgggcagaatgtttttaagtcgTCTTGTTCGCGATTTTGGGGCTTATTTCACCCATAGCTACtcgtttttggagttttttggaaggaaattgaagagggattcaaggggaatctttgggaggtaagattcttggaataaaaactcgattctattgtgaattacacctagaaaatcatgaaaactaagccaaaaattgaagaactaaaattggacttttgattggggatttggaggacgatttggggtcggattgacatatatgaactcgtgggaagataaggaatctaatgatgtgaaaatttttgagtttccagaagtgggctcggggctcggattttgctaatttcgggatttgtgccctttattgattgttttcacttgggctttattcccttaaattattttgacatcatcgttctgattttggatagattcgacgcgcgtggaggccgattcgaggggcaaaggagtcgcgagctagagatttagccggttcgaggtgagtaactattgtaaatgatgctctgggggtttgaaaccccggatttgcatatcgtagtgctatattgaggtgaggcacacgcttgatgacgagcgtgaggtcgtgcactattggggattgtgacttggtctgtcccgattgatgatttaccgcgtatttaattgaaaactatttgctatcatcattacttgggttgaatgccatatttggacctAGTGCCAACtacttgaacccttcggggattttagTTGATATTTCCTCACCGTTTTGACTtcatacttgaactcaatcatgttagtttccactgttttactactcagccatgtttactcagttttaatacttaaatgatatttgggctgagaaacactgttttactactgcccgagaggcttatgatgatttttgactgagtaaggtcgagggcctacgttgtgaggaaacactgatactgatatgaggccgagggcctgagatatgtacgccataaGGTGggttgattgatatgaggccaagggcctagttGATGCCActagatggcttgatattgcgtttgggccgtaaggggaccctccaggactctgcatacccccagtaagcgcgggtacccattgtgatgagAGATTGagtccgaggggctggtattgttctgtgtgattgcccgaggggctggtactgttctgagatgttgcccgagaggtggaattgttgatactgtgcccgaggggcgaacttctgtTTATTTGATTTACCTTaactacctgtcaattacttgtttacttgttgaaagaggattttacttgacttttcacTATCTTACtacttttaaatggttttactgcttcattatagaatgccttgtgtcttacgtgttttcttactttcagtcgttatttacttttgttactcactgagttggagtctTTACTCCCTTTacccttgtgtgcagattcaggcgttgctgatcccgccagtgcgagttgagagctctcgGCGGATATTCGGAGTTCATGAGGCAGCTACCTGACGTCCGcagacccgtgtttctccctctttatcatttctatctcataTCAAACTTTTGTGCTAGTTGTAGacctttcagacttgtattaggttttatagacgctcatgactagtgacaccccgatgagGGCTGttttgggttgtacttccgcactttattgacattatccgctacttagtattgctatgtcatgttttagactgcttttatgttatttaactgtttaaaaagtgaattgggtttaattggctagccttgtcttcacgagaggtgccatcacgaccaggttcgggtttaaggtcgtgacaagttggtatcagagcctaggttagataggtctcatgagtcatgagcaggtttagtagagtctcgcggatcggtacggagacgtctatatttatcctcgagaggctgcaaaatctttaggaaaaatttcacattcttgaattcttatcgtgcgtccttgtttcagcttgaaaagtaactctttgaattccttccacacgttcgtatgcgcgcatgagcgctcggtatcggatatgcatcgatggcttgggattccctaatcgaggggctgttgatacccaatttttctctgtatatttttatatgcaaaatactttcaaaatagtaggtatatgcatatataagtatgtcccaaggttttactattttttctcttaatttttatagacttttaaattaatttattgccctattttatcaacaaaacccaataattatccccaaaattatcattttgggtgattcacttattggatatatatatatattaaaatatagctggcataatttttgcatatttttacaaatttatttattatttttaaagctaaattgcgtataattgcgatattagcctattttaagatttaattattttcataattataaaattgactctagtatttttaatttgataattacatattattaatcattttagtacctttaattcatttccagaaattattttactatttttataaaataaataagggaaaatggctatttaaatgttagccccatttatttcaattttagccttatttgaacctccaattgaacccaattttaaacccaattaccctgACACAATCCCTGTTTGAACCAACCCAAACCTGTTAAACCGCCCCACCTACTTaattaatccaggccgttgatcaaaatgattaaCGGCCACCAaataccctttccttttttaatcccgacctacctcctaaccctaaccatttcacaaccctagccgcctctgaaaccctgcactctctcaaactctctcgagtcTTCTAAGAACCCTAGCCGACTCTCACCGCTTCCACCCTGAAAGCCACCGGAATTCATGGCTTCCAGGGCTATGGGAGTCTTATACCTACCTCTTATTACTCTTACACACCTGAtctctgaagattcaaggcctggcctcgaaggtttgcacccagacctctgCCGATTCAATGTTCCAGAGTCAtcgccggccttgctccggcgtaccatggtgttttgagcctggttctgacctctccgactcagatcggtgaccttttcaaagcctttctcatttctagggttcttttgaaacccaaacccttcgaggttttctccgatctctttagatccgttgtgtatctgtGCTATCTTTGAGTTTTCAATGGTGTTTTGAGTTTTCTaaaaatgcttaagtgtttctctgactttctttttccttttcttttgtgtgtatttgcctctactgtgttctatgttttccttctaccatgtatgttcttctactgtgctttctatgttccgttcttgtatgttcttctactgtgctttctatactatgttcttgtatgcttttctactatgtcctgctattttcttctactatgttctggtATGTTTTGCCTACTGTATTTGTTGTTCCCAAACGCACACGTAaatatacgtggtcgacaagtaatataatgaTAAGTTAAGTGTCGAACCCACATAGACTTGTGTAAACTACTCACTAAATCACTAAAATTGTTATTCAATCCCGCTAAAATCAAAGTCCAATAATATGATTATATTATGCTACAATTCTAAATAATAACTAAGTTATCAAGTAACGAGttgattgttgtgtattcagtagagacaaatattccagagttgtgatcgattcaccaatcgtattgtgttctaattaactctctctttcatataattcactcatggttgctaattaatcgataaaTGCTCTCATAACCTTCTCCTGAAGTACTACTCACCTATTCTCAATAGAtaatgcctatattcctatgaaatcaatctattaagaacgcattaagatcacgatatttaattaagcacggtgactaggtatattcctatcctaaccacaaatccgcaCCCCCCCTAagggttaagatcatgctctcttcaattcttctctaatctaaacatggttttcccaagcataacatagatagtaaatagaacctaactgctagccagacaattaagcaattaaatacagaattgaagaaataaccatatattggtgaattataatcaaggtcaagtcaacgttaaacaacaatattcatggcaaaatcacaaccccagaacaatgggtgtttagccactcatgatgtaATCAAACAATTGCATAAGTTTTGATTAATTGAAAAATACTAGAAAAGATGAAGAATTCTGAGATACTCTTGCTCCTCAATGTTTCTTGCGTGTCTTTTTGCTCCAAGGTGTGTCTCCCCCCTCAAAAAATaggtttagtcttgcttttatacgtgttaggtaggtctagggccgaaataaccttgtcctgGGTGAAATTGGAGAAATTTCACATCACCGGCGCCCTGGCTAGTGCCAGGCGCCCTCCACGGCGCCCCATAGTTTTGAGCTACTATTTTTGGCGCCACAGGTAGGGTTGTGGCGCCCAAATTCGCACATTGCCCGGTTTCGGTCGTTTTGGCCCAAATCTCGCGCGTTTCGCCCCCTAATTGCTCCCGAATTATTCTTACACATAAAAGCACtttaaattaatataaatcatagcatttaacatcccaaattcatgaaacaaatgtaaaatatgaggcgatatacatagaaatatatatgctttaagctaaacatcaacaccccacacttagactcttgctcgtcctcaagcAATGAGACTATCTAATAAACCCCCCAACTACGTACAAGTATCAATTATAGAGGAGCACTTTAACTTTTAACCACACACTATACCCTTGACTATGATCAATACCGGCACACAAGCATGAACACACAAAAATTCACATTCTTTCCGTTTAAGCAAGCCCAAGTATAACCCTTCGATTCAATAATTTCCAATAACCTATTCGTCACCACCCAACCTCAACATTCGACTTGCAACCACTAAGCACCCTCAATTCATGCACTTACCCAACAAGAAAGTTTACAACATTACCAAtcattcatgagatcatgtgccctcaccaacaaacaaaagagtgaatataaattggtccacacattcaaatatgcTTTCGAATATAGATTAAGCAAATCACACAATTGAAAAAAATTCGCTCACcctcacaaagaattcatatgcATCCTGTGGTcatgccataagcttgcccgtagtgtatatctccactaatttaagctagccaaatcgaggatcaattaggacttttaggttgtaatgtaggctaagggacgggtaggatatatttagaaatagtgactcaccctcctaagcactttaatacactacatttACAATTCAAGCTcatattcttctcaaccaattcacttgCCACATATAACATAGCCCTCTTTTCAATTAAGCACTTCTCTATTTTTCACTagcacaaatcaataagaattggaGGTGTTTTATTTTCTACATACATTCACACtatcatttttcttctctttttttttcacacactccatacaatAAAGTTCATCGGCTAGTGACCTTTGATTTCAACATTAGTGCACCAACGGGCCCttctatggttccactcaaaagataCTCCCCAATCTCTAACCTTAATCcttttagcgactaagtgtcTTAGAAGGTAAAGGTTCAATCAATATCAAATTAAGAATAGAATGGGGtatggcttgtaatgtgggttcCAAAAGAAAGGTCTGTAGGCTCAAAGGGGATAGCAAcggaaaattttacttttatgtgACAAACACATCTATGATCAAGCACGAAAAtgcctacgtcatctcctagatATAGCACAACTTACAATTTCGCCTCaattaacacacggggcaagttctagactacacaggataGCACAGAAAATCACCAATCCTCACACACAcgttgcacatgactcaatcaagacggttttgttcaactctcaagtcaaggaAGCACAATTAAATGAGAAATTTAAGCAACATTGCACTATGTGAtatacaagtcaaacaactgagaAACGGCGTCACAAAATAGGCTATTTACTTTACTTAGGCTTCACAAGTCAAACCAAATACACGGGAAAACAGAATGTATGTCATAGCCTAATGTGCCAGCATCATTCCATGTCAATGAGTATCTTAGAATGACTCAGTTTCTTCCTAAAATactcctaaaaagaaattaaagtgcccggttcgagctacatccttggaaaagaatcggtgcccaaagaaaaaccaagaaatACTACCTAgctattaaaaaaaaatctttttggtatttttaaatcgaactttaatccctcaagaaaattgtccaaaagatccatcgtcggaaaaagtccgagctttttcaactttttttttaacCTAGACTATGTCTACTATGAgttataaaagaaaaacaattatACTCCAAAAAGTAGtttcctcaccccacacttatattATGCATAGTCCTCGATGTATGATCATAGAGAAATATTAAAACAAGGGTGAGAAATACTCCCTGAGACCCTCTCAGACCTAGCTCGGACATGATCCTCAATATTAAGGGCTGGgacgaccccacacttaagatCAAACATGCTCCTCAACTTCAACtttgggtactcagacttcccctactctgcaaataaaaacaacacaaaacttgacactaaaaaaaattaatcaatagATAAAAGATATACaggttgggttgcctcccaacaagcgccttattTATAGTCGTGGCACAACTCTGTTATTCTGCTCAGGCTGGGcactttctattcttctttgtcctATGAAGTCTAGCCTTTTTGCACGCTCTCGGAAGGTATCCTCTTTCATCTCTGGTTCTTTTCTCAATCATCTTAACACGCTCAGCTGGAAATACCACCTCCTTTAACTCAGTTGTCCCATCTGGATCACTATAAGTCACATAAGGACTCTACTTTATCCCCTTCGATTCTACCACAGTAATCATGCACAAGTCCTCATAATGCTTAGGAAGCTTAAGTGCCTTGTACACATTAAAAGTGACCTCCTCATCATCAACTCTCATTTTTAACTTCCCTGCTCTCACATCAATAATTGCTCCACCGGTAGCTAAGAATGGTCGACCTAAAATAATGGGCACTTCCTCATCTGCCTCGTAATCAAGAACAATAAAATCAGCAGGAAGAATaaactttcccactcgaactaacacatcctcaataaTTCCTTCAGGCATGACTAGTGACCTATCTACTAGCTGTAAAGTGATTGTAGTAGGTCTAAGCGCCCCCAATCCGAGTTGCTTGAACAAAGAGGATGGCATTAAATTTATACTAGCCCCTAAATCACACAAGGCTCTACCAACTTCTTGTTTTCCAAGAGACAAAGGAATTGTGAAACTCCCAagatccttcaacttaggaggatgtttactctgaactctggcactgcactcttcagtaagtgcaactgtttcaaaCTCTGCATGTCTTCATTTGTTTGCCACAATATCTCTAAGATACCTTGCATACTTAGGCACTTCCTGCAAAATTTCCACCAAAGGCAGATTCACACTCATTTGGCTCAAAATATCAAGGAATTTCTTGTACTTAGCATCATCTTTTTGCTTCTGTAGTCTTTGTGGAAATGGAGGTGGTGGCCTAGTCTCAATTACTGGCTTGGGTCCTTTATCATCTTTCTCATTCCCCTCAACTGGTGTGGGAGCTAATTCTTCTTCAGGATGATctatattcttctttttctttggaacttcttctagTGCTCTTCCATTTCTCAAGGTAACTGTATTGACTTGAGCTTTAGGATTGGGCTCAGTATCACTTGGAAGAGCTCCAGCTGGTCTAGTGTTTTGAGCACTGGCAAGCTGTCCCATTTGACGCTCCAAATTTCTCATTGTTTCGGCGAGGGCTTGTTGTTCAACCATCACTTTCTTTAACATGTCTTCAAGGTGACTTGTAGGACTCACTTGTTGTTCAACCTGAGGTGGTCTATATTGCTGTTGAGGTATTTGAGGCCTGTATTGATTCTGAGGACCTtggtttccaccccaagagaagtttggGTGGTTCCTCCAGTTGGGATTGTAAGTGTCCCCATACTGATTTGTTTGGCCTCGATTTGCATTACCCACAAAATATACAAACTCTGGATTTACTGGGCATAGATTGCTCATGTGACCCTCTCCACATACTTCACAAAATATTTGAACTTGTTGCACTGGTTGGGCTTGTTGCTTGTTAATGATCATGGTCATTTGATTGACTTGGTTGGTCAGCGTAGAGACCTGTGCTGACAATGCTGAGACAACATCCAATTCGAGAACCCCTGGTGATTTTTGTACTGTGTGTCTGCCCATCTCTCCTTGCCAATCCAGATTGCtcttggagaatttgttcaataatgcatatatctcgtcaaagcttttctccaacacttgaccCCCAGCTGTAGCATCTACCACGATCTTTGTTTCAGAATGTAGCCCTTCTATGAATGTGTGAGATAACACTTCATTCGTTTGATTATGATGAGGACAGTCTCTGAGTAGCCTCTTGAACCTTTCCCAAGCTGAGTATAAAGATTCTCCTGCTTTTTGTTTGAAGGCAACTATCTCACTTCTGATCTTTGTAGTTTTGCCTGAAGGGAAGAATCTTGCCAGAAATTTtcttgccaaatcattccatgtTGTAATTGAATTAGTTGGTTCTACCTTTAGCCATCGCTTAGCCTCGCCCAATAGAGAGAATGGAAAAAGTGTGAGTCTCACATAATCTGGAGTGATCCCGTTAGTgatataagtatcactaatctccaagaagttcagaATATGCTGTTGTGGATCCTCGTGTGGAAGACCCATAAATTGCCTGTTTGCATGAAGTAACTGGATCATGCTCTGtttcagctcaaagtgccca is a genomic window containing:
- the LOC142181035 gene encoding uncharacterized protein LOC142181035: MAEEQHMAIQEVEMPRIANVTSSIVKPRIIGHFELKQSMIQLLHANRQFMGLPHEDPQQHILNFLEISDTYITNGITPDYVRLTLFPFSLLGEAKRWLKVEPTNSITTWNDLARKFLARFFPSGKTTKIRSEIVAFKQKAGESLYSAWERFKRLLRDCPHHNQTNEVLSHTFIEGLHSETKIVVDATAGGQSNLDWQGEMGRHTVQKSPGVLELDVVSALSAQVSTLTNQVNQMTMIINKQQAQPVQQVQIFCEVCGEGHMSNLCPVNPEFVYFVGNANRGQTNQYGDTYNPNWRNHPNFSWGGNQGPQNQYRPQIPQQQYRPPQVEQQVSPTSHLEDMLKKVMVEQQALAETMRNLERQMGQLASAQNTRPAGALPSDTEPNPKAQVNTVTLRNGRALEEVPKKKKNIDHPEEELAPTPVEGNEKDDKGPKPVIETRPPPPFPQRLQKQKDDAKYKKFLDILSQMSVNLPLVEILQEVPKYARYLRDIVANK
- the LOC142181034 gene encoding uncharacterized protein LOC142181034, which produces MPSSLFKQLGLGALRPTTITLQLVDRSLVMPEGIIEDVLVRVGKFILPADFIVLDYEADEEVPIILGRPFLATGGAIIDVRAGKLKMRVDDEEVTFNVYKALKLPKHYEDLCMITVVESKGIK